A single region of the Lycium barbarum isolate Lr01 chromosome 2, ASM1917538v2, whole genome shotgun sequence genome encodes:
- the LOC132626428 gene encoding uncharacterized protein LOC132626428: MACGICEGAGHNAWGCKKPLKAMKKRQRSAIAQSSKGKQPADSLKSSKGKKSFDVGQTSKIRQATSKRMRTLINENSEDEVTQTQKDSQSSAHQVSQPSKDSVFIPAPRVNPCPYFGYPSFEHVPDPTSRPFVISEANIKLGFILGGMFKCLLEQ; encoded by the exons ATGGCTTGTGGAATCTGTGAAGGAGCTGGCCACAATGCATGGGGATGTAAAAAG CCACTAAAAGCAATGAAAAAGAGGCAAAGATCAGCTATAGCTCAATCATCTAAAGGCAAGCAACCAGCAGATTCATTGAAGTCATCCAAAGGCAAGAAGTCTTTTGATGTGGGGCAGACATCAAAAATTAGGCAGGCAACATCTAAGAGAATGAGAACTTTGATTAATGAAAACAGTGAAGATGAAGTCACGCAAACACAAAAAGATTCTCAATCGTCTGCACATCAAGTGTCACAGCCCAGTAAAGACTCTGTCTTCATACCTGCTCCAAGAGTAAATCCTTGTCCATACTTTGGGTATCCATCCTTTGAACATGTTCCTGACCCAACATCAAGGCCATTTGTTATATCAGAGGCAAATATTAAGTTAGGTTTTATCCTAGGCGGCATGTTCAAGTGCCTACTGGAGCAATAA